A window of Manduca sexta isolate Smith_Timp_Sample1 unplaced genomic scaffold, JHU_Msex_v1.0 HiC_scaffold_2126, whole genome shotgun sequence genomic DNA:
TAAAGTAGTgctcatttttttaaagaattttttctaatcgatttattttgtttgctaaATCGATAACTTGTAACCGGTGGTAAGAATATTAACTATTACTGCAGCTGCTAGTGGAGAAACGGAAACTCGAACAAGTCCCAAAAAGAATAGGAGTCCGAAAAGGTCTTAACGAAAAGCAAAGTATATTTACCTGGAGTTGATCATGTTGAGACATTTGCAAGCAAGCGTTAGCCAGTTGTCGGTTGCTTGCTCTAACTCAGCGCGCAGTTGCAACCATTGTTCTCTTTTTGCCGGCCCCAATAGACCTCCCACACtgcataaaaagtatataattaacaatgtattttaaGCTAACTAGAGATGTAATGTACAATTGACTTCAAGCTTTGATTTATATGGCGATACGACTGCTTTTATAATGGAATGAAACTTTACCCTTTCAGGTAACACTAAATACATGCCTAGATTCCTGTAATGATTTATCAATCAAATCTCTCATATCTATATTTCATGTacttaattatacttaatagtTGCAAATGGTTCAATGTCGCACCCCATCCACAGATGTGTTTGTTTCTTGCTTGTCGCCTTTTAGCCCTTCaactatattttacttcaaaGGCAGTGCGGCTACTTTGccgtggaaaataaaataaaacttgtacgTAACCTTTCTGCATTCATGCAGTCCTAGTATAATAGCAGGCAAATAAATACCGCGTGGTGGGGGATTTTCTTTGTACTTTTGTTCTGCTAtacttaggggccgttcaagtattacgtaattttaataaagatattcgAAGCCcctatgtaacgcgccgtaacctTTTTCTGTACGCCCcccctcaaaaagttatgtaaatctaaaattacatttttttttctcaaaatatcggaatatcgctaaaataccttcctttgttattgttttaaaataaaaaatccaatgtttaCATAACGCATTGTATAAACCCCCCGTCCCGCTTGTGTAACGCATCATAATGTTTTACACTACCCCCCTCCCCCCTCCAAATTGCgctacgtaatacttgaacggtcccTTATAATATGTACTGTTACAggatttttcaaattaaatgccTCACCTATTCCTGTAGTTATTGTACGTGTCCTTGATCTTCCTATATCTGAAGGCGAGCTTCCTCATCCAGTCGACGCCGCCGCGCACACCAGGAGCGCAGAGGCCGGTGTTGGGCGCCGCGCCGGCGTGGAAACCGTCTGTTGCGAAGTTGTACGCGGACAGGTCTTGGCCGTTATCGTCAGCCGCCACGGCATCTATGTGCTCCTGGTCGCAGTCCTGatgagaaaataaaacttttgtatattttttttttccggaTATTGTAAGAAttacttatgtaaataaaaataaagtgtttgAACTCAGAAAGTTATTGCAGTTTTAGGACTAGAGAAGTTACTATGATATGttaagtatttctttaagcAGTTTTCATGGCAATTGATGCAAAAAGTAATCTAATGTAACTAGAATAACTGTATTTAGCAGCATATTTCCCCTGTTAACCAAAATGACCTACACTTACCTCAACATCATTAAAGAAGAAATGCGTGTCAGCCAGGCTGAATATCATCTCTTCCATTCTGAAACCCAACTGGACTATTTGCTGTGTGTCCtgtaataacaatacaaaaatattcgttaatctATTTATactctatctatctatattttatagtcttcactattatataaatctgtagagtgtttatttgaacgcgctaatctcaggaattcctggatcgaattgaaaaaatcttttagtgttggatagcccatttattgaggaaggatATAGGCCATAAAACATCACGCTATAATTAAGAGGAGCGAAGCATCCattaaatatgttgcaaaaCAGGGAACATTTCTTCCTTTTGGacgcttccgttgcgtgcattgcgtaaacggttaaaattacgcaacaaaCATATATAACAGAGATTTTTGGGACAATGTTAGTTTAAGTAAAggcaagtatgtggtttaatttataaaagcaatgtcaatatgacccTGTAATACATAGTagtgactgcctcagtggcgcaatataaattgtacacggtacaagtacgactaccgcgctgaggtcctgggtttgaatcccaaaataaatgtgattggtttttccatcttaaaaaaaaatattcagtcgcagctcggagtcagaaagttggcggtgtgataccctcgtgcctcgaaaagtacgtaaagccgttggtcctgcgcctgacctctctctggtcatgtcggattgccgtctcaccggactatgagaatgaaagaacagagagtgcacgtgtgtattgtgcactataatatatcctgcatacctggctgatcttcgttgagataggctgccgtggccgaaattcggctaggagggattcatatataataatatctacaacAGATTTCTTAGTATTTATAGTCACCTTATTGTACTTAGTAGCATAAGTGCCAGTGAGCAGCGAGTGGAATATGATTATGGTCTCGTCCAGGTCCCAGATGAACACTCTATCTGTAGCCGGTTCTGGAACATGCTGAGCTGGTGACGAGGATGTGTTCCGCCTGCCTCTGCCCGTGATCTGCTTGCTGTGCTCTCACTGTAAggagaaatatatttgttagtttATACAAACTATGAGAATTCAGTTTTAGATTTTTAACATAGTTCAGAGTGACATTTAATGCAGAAGTATTGCATTGGGATTGTAATCTTAAGTTATCTGTAAGATATCAAAGTTATATGAGATTATTGTGGACCATAGATGTTAGAGGTGAactattaatacaatatgattCTGACCAGTTAATGATTGACAAATTGCCAAATAGCCCAATATACCTTAAAATATAAGCTTCCCTTTTGGGAATTTTAACACCATTCAGCTACAAATTTATCTTATAGCAACCATAACAGTCTTTAAATCTGCTTTTAAGTAGAAACAATATCCAGAATTTATAGCTTTCCTTTAGGAAAATTATTTCACCAACTATTTTATCTGTAATCAACCATGTCGTCTTATCTATAAATCTACTTTTCAATAAGAACATTACCCTGAATTCTCTCGACATCTTCTGCTGGCTGCATGCACCTCAGCTTTGATAGGAGACAGTGGACTTGTGTCATTTAGAGACGGTAGCATTGATGATGGGGAATCTGTAACAAATGAatgtgctttttattttattaccgcAAAGGCTAGTTTTGGCAAAGAATTTCGTGCCAACACTGACTGACTGAGCATGACTTACGCGCTAATGTTCTGATAAGAATAAGGGGTTggatcaaaaataattattatggtttttccattttaaaaattagtcAGTCACAACTGGGAGTTAGGAAGTTGTTGGAGTGATACCCCAGTACCTTGGAAGGCACGTAAAACAGACAGcgacctgtgtattgcacacacacttgtgcactataatatctcccaAGTTCCTGGCTGATATCAGTTGAGATTGATCATCATGACCAGAATTTAGCTAGGAGGGATTCAGTTATAGGGTAGTATGTTAGGTCTCAATATAAAGTGCATTGCTATAAGAATTTGTAATACAGTTTGGATGAGGTTGCTACTTGGTACTGATTactgataattttgtttaccatcaggcaagttACTTGCCCGACTTGTCATTGAGTTGAAATGAATTGCTTTTATTTCCttggtaaattattttacattaataataaacaataattagattatagctgtcttattacatttactttttCTTTGTGACATTTTATGCtggctgaaaataaataaataatttatatgggtCATTTTTATAGTGTTACCATATGAATTCACATATTCATCTTTaactctgctaacattgtgccaaaaattatccatcaataattgttttttttttccaaatctccagctttacttttatgatttaatgatcattttgtagttttgtgtGAATATGGTGTGTTTAAGTGTATTTCCAAATGAAAGTATGCTGTTTTTGTAAGAGAATTTGTTGGAATAAATTTTCTTCATGTAATAGTGGTCTtagagaatataaaattaaaatatttttttgttaatagttACTTTGTTCAACAGTCATACTCTTTTATTTTCCATCTATGGCTAGAATAGCTTATGGTAGTGGTTTTTTCAAGAAGACAactatgattatatttattaatgcagtTCAAAATGACCCAAATACCAAATTCAGTTCTATACTCCAAGTAGGCATGACAACTACTGCTTTAAGCACTATAGATGATAAATACAATCTTCAGGGTCTAAATTCTATGACATATCATATATCCTTGTTGGTTACTATAGGAAATTTTGTCTGTTCTTTAGGTTATAATGTTCAGTACTAATTTTCACATATCAATTATTATCAAATCCTTTGGATATTCACCAAATAACATGTAAAATACACTAATTAATGCCATACCAGAATCACTTTCGGAGTCGGGCCAATAGTCCGAATTATCATTGTATTCAGAACTATCATCTAATCTTCTTCGCTTATTTGAATGCGAGTCttcattttctttattcatatttggaAATTAATATAACTTCACGACAAAATGTAATACTTTATAACTTTTTGACTAACCAACTTTATAAAAACTTGTtcatttgtaaacaaaacttGATGGCAAACGCGTTTCAAGTCGCATACGGTTTACGAAGCGTAGATAAGCGAGATGGCTAACTGTATCGTGCTAATGCTAGAAAGAGacgaaacaaaatttaaaagacgATGCTAGATATGGACCTGTTATTGACAGCGTTAAAAAGCAGtatgttttcatttacaatCTTATCCACCAAAAAAGTTAGTTTTCTTATGCATcataattgtgattttttatatgtgtgtgtttttttttcatgagtttattattatttttactcacaatatttttatagtttgaaCTGATAATAGCAACGCCGTTGTATATACCTGATAAGGCGCCCCCAAATGGTAAGAAGTGTGTCCAGCACGCTGCCGCTACTACTAGGCGAGCTGACGTAAGGAGAGTAGCTTGGTGCAGCGTAATATCCGCTGTATTGTGCGACATTGTGCTCCGCGTAACCTGCTGCGTAGCTGCTGTAGTCCTGTAAAAATCTAGTTTATAATACTGCAATAATAGGAATATTTGCCTCATTATACAGAATCGGAAATACACTTGGGTcagacaattatattataactttaccAACCTGTTGGGTAGTAGGAAACGATTGAGCCAGGCTTCCATTGTATGACGAGTAGGCATAGGGCGATGGTTGGGTTCCAAACCCAGTGCTGGGCACGCTTCCTACGCCGCTCACGCCATACGCGCTAAGATACGTCGGCGTCGCCTTACACGAGGATCTGagcataaatacaaataaaattatttacttattgcaAAAGAAAGTCAATAAtcttattagtttttaaattttaagcgTAAAATACGTTGATTGTCATTGCTCCCTTTATGGGCTGAACGAGTTGCGTTGGCTTAGTGGTAAAACCTGTAATGGACAGCAGTGACTTGATAAGCAAGATTTGTGTTTAATTATGATAATGGAGTTGGAATACTCCAGCTAAGCTATTGCTAGGATGAAGTAATTGAAGCTGAACTTGTATTCTATCTTATCCAAATTTTTGGTAAAAGTTATTATCATCGCAAATAGGATCGAAAAGTCTACGTCTAAGTAGTATTGATTTAGAAATTCCatggtattaaaattatgttggcaTTTAACGGAATATTATTCCATTGTCTATATACCTATTGGTGTTGTGTGCCGGCGGGTACGCTGCGTACGGCTGGTTGTAGAGGGAAGAATTGACGTACGACGAGGCCGCGCTGCCACTACCATACTGCTGCATGCTAGAACAAACACGACC
This region includes:
- the LOC119191924 gene encoding LOW QUALITY PROTEIN: eyes absent homolog 4-like (The sequence of the model RefSeq protein was modified relative to this genomic sequence to represent the inferred CDS: inserted 2 bases in 2 codons; deleted 1 base in 1 codon) gives rise to the protein MNKENEDSHSNKRRRLDDSSEYNDNSDYWPDSESDSDSPSSMLPSLNDTSPLSPIKAEVHAASRRCRENSGESTASRSXGRGRRNTSSSPAQHVPEPATDRVFIWDLDETIIIFHSLLTGTYATKYNKDTQQIVQLGFRMEEMIFSLADTHFFFNDVEDCDQEHIDAVAADDNGQDLSAYNFATDGFHAGAAPNTGLCAPGVRGGVDWMRKLAFRYRKIKDTYNNYRNSVGGLLGPAKREQWLQLRAELEQATDNWLTLACKCLNMINSRENCVNVLVTTTQLVPALAKVLLFGLGXVFPIENIYSATKTGKETCFEKIKQRFGERCTYYVVIGDGQDEEAAAKAKNYPFWRISSHSDIAALYNALDMGFL